One window of Arvicola amphibius chromosome 6, mArvAmp1.2, whole genome shotgun sequence genomic DNA carries:
- the Stmn1 gene encoding stathmin isoform X2 yields MASSDIQVKELEKRASGQAFELILSPRSKESVPDFPLSPPKKKDLSLEEIQKKLEAAEERRKSHEAEVLKQLAEKREHEKEVLQKAIEENNNFSKMAEEKLTHKMEANKENREAQMAAKLERLREKDKHVEEVRKNKESKDPADETEAD; encoded by the exons ATGGCATCGTCTG ATATTCAGGTGAAAGAACTGGAGAAGCGTGCTTCAGGCCAGGCTTTTGAGCTGATTCTCAGCCCTCGGTCAAAAGAGTCCGTCCCcgatttccccctttctcccccaaAGAAGAAGGATCTTTCCCTGGAGGAAATTCAGAAGAAATTAGAAGCTGCAGAAGAACGGCGCAAG TCTCATGAGGCGGAAGTCCTAAAGCAGCTCGCCGAGAAGCGGGAGCACGAGAAAGAGGTGCTGCAGAAAGCCATCGAGGAGAACAACAACTTCAGCAAGATGGCAGAGGAGAAGCTGACCCACAAGATGGAAGCTAACAAAGAGAACCGGGAGGCGCAGATGGCTGCCAAGCTGGAGCGTTTGCGAGAGAAG GACAAGCACGTTGAAGAGGTGCGGAAGAACAAAGAATCCAAAGACCCTGCGGATGAGACGGAGGCTGACTAA
- the Stmn1 gene encoding stathmin isoform X1, which translates to MADTDKARDSLYQWIVEGALPVSCLLFNMASSDIQVKELEKRASGQAFELILSPRSKESVPDFPLSPPKKKDLSLEEIQKKLEAAEERRKSHEAEVLKQLAEKREHEKEVLQKAIEENNNFSKMAEEKLTHKMEANKENREAQMAAKLERLREKDKHVEEVRKNKESKDPADETEAD; encoded by the exons ATGGCAGACACAGACAAAGCAAGG gaCTCTCTTTACCAGTGGATTGTAGAGGGTGCACTGCCAGTCTCTTGTCTTCTGTTCAACATGGCATCGTCTG ATATTCAGGTGAAAGAACTGGAGAAGCGTGCTTCAGGCCAGGCTTTTGAGCTGATTCTCAGCCCTCGGTCAAAAGAGTCCGTCCCcgatttccccctttctcccccaaAGAAGAAGGATCTTTCCCTGGAGGAAATTCAGAAGAAATTAGAAGCTGCAGAAGAACGGCGCAAG TCTCATGAGGCGGAAGTCCTAAAGCAGCTCGCCGAGAAGCGGGAGCACGAGAAAGAGGTGCTGCAGAAAGCCATCGAGGAGAACAACAACTTCAGCAAGATGGCAGAGGAGAAGCTGACCCACAAGATGGAAGCTAACAAAGAGAACCGGGAGGCGCAGATGGCTGCCAAGCTGGAGCGTTTGCGAGAGAAG GACAAGCACGTTGAAGAGGTGCGGAAGAACAAAGAATCCAAAGACCCTGCGGATGAGACGGAGGCTGACTAA